A genomic segment from Sulfuritalea hydrogenivorans sk43H encodes:
- the padH gene encoding NADH-dependent phenylglyoxylate dehydrogenase subunit epsilon, producing MEQTKYLVVGSSHAALEAVTAIRMHDPEGSLTLLTRDPHLPYSPTVLPYVVSGRSAPDGIFLRDEKFFADNHVALKRGTALKFLHAERNAAELADGSEIAYEKILLATGASPAIPPIPGIDQVSYHVLRTLDDATKLGAAIKRSKQAVVLGAGLVGMHAAENLVKVGAGVTVVEMAKQLTDGYFDPVAAQLIEKAFTDNGARILTGSRVVKLAPSAIGVTLTLENGTTLEADLLLVATGVRPNMDYLAGSRVEQDKGILVSDSMQTSVANVWSAGDCAQARGFFTDAKVMNAILPDATEQGRIAGMAMAGDPGLKAYPGGVPLNTYHFFGRHAISVGSSKVPEGAEVVTRFDEASGRYLKVIFNEGRLLGIYGVNEFFDGGVMCQLILRRVDLSPVKERFVANPLLVGRELMSKLWR from the coding sequence ATGGAACAGACCAAATACCTGGTGGTCGGCAGCAGCCATGCGGCGCTCGAAGCCGTGACGGCGATTCGCATGCATGACCCGGAAGGCAGCCTGACGCTGCTGACGCGAGATCCGCATCTGCCATATTCGCCGACCGTGCTGCCCTATGTCGTTTCAGGCCGTTCCGCGCCCGATGGCATTTTCCTGCGCGACGAGAAGTTTTTTGCCGACAATCATGTTGCGCTGAAGCGTGGCACGGCGTTGAAATTCCTGCACGCGGAACGCAATGCCGCCGAGCTTGCCGATGGCAGCGAAATCGCCTACGAGAAAATTCTGCTTGCCACTGGCGCATCGCCCGCGATTCCGCCGATTCCAGGTATCGATCAGGTGTCGTATCACGTGCTGCGTACACTCGACGACGCGACCAAACTGGGTGCGGCGATCAAGCGCTCGAAACAGGCTGTGGTTCTGGGCGCGGGGCTGGTCGGCATGCATGCCGCAGAGAATCTGGTGAAAGTCGGCGCTGGCGTTACGGTGGTCGAGATGGCAAAACAGCTCACCGACGGCTATTTCGACCCGGTCGCCGCGCAACTGATAGAAAAGGCCTTCACCGACAACGGCGCCAGAATCCTGACCGGCAGCCGCGTTGTGAAACTCGCCCCATCTGCCATTGGCGTCACGCTGACGCTGGAAAACGGCACCACGCTGGAAGCCGACTTGCTGCTGGTGGCCACCGGCGTCAGGCCGAACATGGACTATCTGGCCGGGAGCCGGGTTGAGCAGGACAAGGGCATTCTCGTCAGCGACAGCATGCAGACCAGCGTCGCCAATGTCTGGTCAGCCGGCGATTGCGCCCAGGCCAGGGGATTCTTCACCGACGCCAAAGTGATGAACGCGATCCTGCCGGACGCCACCGAGCAGGGCCGCATCGCCGGCATGGCGATGGCGGGCGATCCCGGGCTGAAGGCTTATCCGGGAGGCGTGCCGCTCAACACCTATCACTTCTTCGGCCGCCATGCGATTTCGGTCGGGTCGAGCAAGGTGCCCGAAGGCGCCGAGGTGGTGACACGATTCGACGAGGCCAGCGGTCGTTACCTCAAGGTGATTTTCAACGAGGGACGCCTGCTGGGCATCTATGGCGTCAATGAGTTCTTCGACGGCGGCGTGATGTGCCAGCTGATCCTGCGGCGCGTCGATCTCTCGCCGGTGAAGGAACGCTTCGTCGCGAATCCGCTGCTGGTCGGCCGCGAACTGATGTCGAAACTCTGGCGCTAG
- the padI gene encoding NADH-dependent phenylglyoxylate dehydrogenase subunit beta encodes MTRAYNTIAFDAAKCDGCGDCMTACATAKVGVGDTARSRIQIVGSADDGFELALCRQCGDPKCVTVCPAGALTKDGLSGVIAWDGAKCVDCLLCTVGCAYAGIALDAGTGHVAKCDTCDGAPACVPACPHEALTYVTTSRIYNEVGDWEDLFAPGLAGCQGCNTELLMRHTLRRVGPETVLATPPGCVPGMGSVGFNGTTGTKVPVFHPLLTNTAAMLAGIKRQYKRVGRDVTALAIAGDGGASDVGFQSLSGAAERNEQILFMVVDNEGYMNTGMQRSSCTPYGAWTSTTPVGQGSGGMPSQGKTQDAKNLPLIMVNHRCEYVATASTAYMEDLYEKLDKAIQASKRGFAYLHVYSPCTTGWRFPTDQNMEVARKAVETNFVMLWEYTPGDGLQFTRPVDDPLPVTDYLKAMGRFRHLSPDQISHIQSKVVENLAFVKQMAHRQGA; translated from the coding sequence ATGACAAGAGCCTACAACACCATCGCTTTCGACGCCGCCAAATGCGATGGCTGCGGCGACTGCATGACGGCCTGCGCCACGGCGAAAGTCGGCGTTGGCGACACGGCGCGTTCGCGCATCCAGATCGTCGGCAGTGCCGATGACGGTTTTGAACTGGCGCTATGCCGCCAGTGCGGCGACCCCAAATGCGTCACGGTCTGCCCGGCCGGCGCCTTGACCAAGGACGGCCTCAGCGGGGTCATCGCCTGGGATGGCGCAAAGTGCGTCGATTGCCTGCTGTGTACCGTCGGCTGCGCCTACGCCGGCATCGCGCTCGACGCGGGAACCGGCCACGTCGCCAAGTGCGACACCTGCGACGGTGCCCCCGCTTGCGTGCCGGCCTGCCCGCACGAGGCGCTGACCTACGTGACGACCTCGCGCATCTACAACGAAGTCGGCGACTGGGAGGACCTTTTCGCTCCGGGGCTGGCCGGTTGCCAGGGCTGCAATACCGAACTGCTGATGCGCCACACGCTGCGCCGCGTGGGGCCGGAGACGGTACTGGCGACGCCACCGGGCTGCGTGCCGGGCATGGGCTCGGTCGGCTTCAACGGCACCACCGGCACCAAGGTTCCGGTCTTCCATCCGCTGCTGACCAACACCGCCGCCATGCTGGCCGGCATCAAGCGCCAGTACAAGCGCGTCGGCCGCGATGTCACCGCGCTGGCCATTGCCGGCGACGGCGGTGCTTCGGACGTTGGATTCCAGTCGTTGTCCGGTGCCGCCGAGCGCAACGAGCAGATCCTGTTCATGGTGGTCGATAACGAGGGTTACATGAATACCGGCATGCAGCGGTCGAGCTGTACGCCTTACGGCGCCTGGACTTCGACCACGCCGGTGGGGCAGGGCTCGGGCGGCATGCCCTCGCAGGGCAAGACGCAGGACGCCAAGAATCTGCCGCTGATCATGGTCAACCATCGCTGCGAATATGTGGCGACGGCCTCGACCGCGTACATGGAAGACCTTTACGAAAAGCTCGACAAGGCCATCCAGGCCTCGAAGCGCGGTTTTGCCTACCTGCATGTCTATTCGCCCTGCACCACGGGCTGGCGCTTTCCTACCGACCAGAACATGGAAGTGGCGCGCAAGGCGGTGGAAACCAATTTTGTGATGCTCTGGGAGTACACCCCCGGCGACGGTCTGCAATTCACCCGGCCGGTGGATGACCCGCTGCCGGTGACCGACTATCTGAAGGCGATGGGGCGCTTCCGCCACCTGAGCCCCGATCAGATTTCACACATTCAGTCCAAGGTCGTGGAAAATCTCGCTTTCGTCAAACAAATGGCTCATCGACAAGGCGCATAA
- the paaK gene encoding phenylacetate--CoA ligase PaaK — MSKQDSNLEPIEKASRDELQALQLKRMQWSLQHVYDNVPHYRQKYDAAGVHPGDLKQLSDLAKFPFTTKLDLRDTYPYGMFATPMKDVVRVHASSGTTGKPTVVGYTKNDIAMWAQLMARSMRGAGCSADDIILNSYGYGLFTGGLGAHYGGEFLGATVIPMSGGQTEKQVQLIQDFKPTVIMCTPSYVLTIADEMIKQGMKPNGSTLRVGLFGAEPWTNEMRREIEERLGIDAVDIYGLSEVMGPGVACECVETKDGPHIWEDHFYPEIIHPETGEVLPDGEIGELVFTSLSKEALPIIRYRTRDLTRLLPGTARTMRRMEKITGRSDDMLIIRGVNVFPTQIEEVLLKNPNLCAQYQLQVSRDGHLDKLDVYVEVRADLSSSIGEQKRREIGAEVKHHIKALVGVSADVHVVETDKVERTLVGKAKRVIDRRPK; from the coding sequence ATGAGCAAGCAGGACAGCAATCTGGAACCGATCGAGAAGGCAAGCCGGGACGAACTGCAGGCGCTGCAGCTGAAGCGCATGCAGTGGTCGCTGCAGCATGTCTACGACAACGTGCCGCACTATCGGCAGAAATACGATGCCGCCGGGGTGCACCCCGGCGACCTGAAGCAGTTGTCCGATCTGGCGAAGTTTCCCTTCACGACCAAGCTCGACCTGCGCGATACCTATCCGTATGGCATGTTCGCGACGCCGATGAAGGATGTGGTGCGCGTCCATGCGTCGTCGGGCACCACCGGCAAGCCGACGGTGGTCGGCTACACGAAGAACGACATCGCGATGTGGGCGCAACTGATGGCGCGTTCGATGCGCGGCGCCGGCTGTTCGGCGGACGACATCATCCTCAATTCCTACGGCTACGGCCTGTTTACCGGCGGCCTCGGCGCCCATTACGGCGGCGAATTCCTGGGCGCCACGGTGATCCCGATGTCCGGCGGCCAGACCGAGAAGCAGGTGCAGCTGATCCAGGATTTCAAGCCCACGGTGATCATGTGTACGCCGTCCTATGTGCTGACCATCGCCGACGAAATGATCAAGCAGGGCATGAAGCCGAATGGAAGCACCCTGCGCGTCGGCCTGTTCGGCGCGGAGCCCTGGACCAACGAAATGCGGCGCGAAATCGAGGAGCGCCTCGGCATCGATGCCGTTGACATCTACGGCCTGTCGGAAGTCATGGGCCCGGGAGTCGCCTGCGAATGCGTCGAAACCAAGGACGGTCCGCACATCTGGGAAGACCATTTCTATCCCGAGATCATTCATCCGGAAACCGGCGAAGTGCTGCCCGACGGCGAAATCGGCGAGCTGGTGTTTACCTCGCTGTCCAAGGAAGCGCTGCCCATCATCCGTTACCGCACCCGCGACCTGACGCGGCTCTTGCCGGGAACCGCCCGTACCATGCGGCGCATGGAAAAGATCACCGGTCGCAGCGACGACATGCTGATCATTCGCGGCGTGAATGTGTTCCCGACGCAGATCGAAGAGGTCCTGCTGAAGAACCCGAACCTGTGTGCCCAGTATCAATTGCAGGTGTCGCGCGACGGACATCTCGACAAGCTGGATGTCTACGTCGAGGTGCGTGCCGATCTTTCGAGTTCGATCGGCGAACAGAAGCGTCGCGAGATCGGCGCCGAGGTGAAGCACCATATCAAGGCCCTGGTGGGGGTCAGCGCCGATGTCCACGTCGTGGAAACCGACAAGGTCGAAAGAACCCTGGTGGGTAAGGCCAAGCGGGTCATCGACCGGCGGCCAAAATAG
- a CDS encoding TRAP transporter substrate-binding protein → MKKLLAKTMIAASIAGSALAVQAQEVTLKIHHFLSPTTFIQVGVFEPWCAKLGKESGNKIKCQIYPAMQLGGTPPQLFDQAKDGVADIVWTVPGYAAGRFPLSQVFELPFTMTNAEATSRAAWEFVQTYAKQEFKDVHLLAAHVHGPGYMFTTKKQMNTMADFKGMKFRAPTPLTNKMLAMLGATPVGMPVPAIPEALSKGVIEGAVIPYQVAPSLKVHELVKFATETDPKYPALYTTFFVVAMNKAKYDSLPADLKKVIDNNSGIEFSAMAGRVQEADDAPGRQKFKEAGVTINTIPAAELAKWKKATDSLDDDWMANATKLGHDGPKLYKAAQDLIKKHTK, encoded by the coding sequence ATGAAGAAACTACTGGCAAAAACCATGATCGCGGCGTCAATCGCCGGAAGCGCACTGGCAGTTCAGGCTCAGGAAGTAACGCTCAAGATCCATCACTTCCTTTCGCCGACGACGTTCATCCAGGTCGGTGTGTTCGAGCCGTGGTGCGCGAAGCTGGGCAAGGAATCTGGCAACAAGATCAAGTGCCAGATCTATCCGGCCATGCAGTTGGGCGGCACGCCGCCACAGCTCTTCGACCAGGCCAAGGATGGCGTCGCCGACATCGTCTGGACGGTGCCCGGCTATGCAGCCGGCCGCTTTCCCCTGTCGCAGGTTTTCGAGTTGCCCTTCACCATGACCAACGCCGAAGCCACCAGTCGCGCTGCCTGGGAGTTCGTGCAAACCTATGCCAAGCAGGAGTTCAAGGACGTGCATCTGCTGGCTGCCCACGTGCATGGCCCCGGCTACATGTTCACCACCAAGAAGCAGATGAACACCATGGCCGACTTCAAGGGCATGAAGTTCCGCGCCCCGACACCGTTGACCAACAAGATGCTCGCCATGCTGGGCGCCACGCCGGTCGGAATGCCGGTTCCGGCGATTCCCGAAGCCTTGTCCAAGGGCGTGATCGAAGGTGCCGTGATTCCGTATCAGGTCGCTCCCAGTCTCAAGGTGCATGAACTGGTCAAGTTCGCCACGGAAACTGATCCCAAGTATCCGGCCCTTTACACGACGTTCTTCGTGGTTGCGATGAACAAGGCCAAATACGACTCACTGCCAGCCGATCTGAAGAAGGTGATCGACAACAACTCGGGCATCGAGTTTTCGGCCATGGCCGGTCGTGTGCAGGAAGCGGATGATGCTCCCGGGCGCCAGAAGTTCAAGGAGGCCGGTGTGACCATCAATACCATCCCGGCGGCGGAACTTGCAAAATGGAAGAAGGCCACTGATAGCCTCGACGACGACTGGATGGCCAACGCCACCAAGCTCGGCCATGACGGTCCCAAGCTCTACAAGGCGGCACAGGATCTGATCAAGAAACACACCAAGTAA
- a CDS encoding TRAP transporter small permease, producing MAEALFVDTEARPDALIGRVLHKLCRFFAICAGIMLILMALMSLTSIVGRSLFDKPILGDYELVQMMSAVAVTLSLPFCQMIRGHIIVDFFTTGLPRKVNRVFDILASLILAVAAFAFSWRIGIGMFDLRENGDASMLLNVPTWWGYAPMVLSFFLLGCAALYTAWVDFTGARA from the coding sequence ATGGCAGAAGCACTGTTTGTCGATACCGAGGCGCGACCCGACGCCCTGATAGGCCGGGTGCTGCACAAGCTCTGCCGATTTTTTGCGATCTGCGCCGGCATCATGCTGATCCTGATGGCGCTGATGTCGCTGACCAGCATTGTCGGCCGCTCTCTGTTCGACAAGCCGATCCTCGGCGATTACGAACTGGTGCAGATGATGTCGGCCGTCGCGGTCACCCTGTCGCTGCCCTTCTGCCAGATGATCCGCGGTCACATCATCGTTGATTTCTTCACTACCGGCCTGCCGCGCAAAGTCAATCGGGTGTTCGACATCCTTGCCTCGCTCATCTTGGCTGTCGCCGCCTTTGCCTTCTCCTGGCGTATCGGCATCGGCATGTTTGATCTACGCGAAAACGGTGACGCGTCGATGCTGCTGAATGTCCCTACCTGGTGGGGCTATGCGCCCATGGTGCTTTCCTTCTTCCTGCTGGGCTGCGCCGCGCTGTATACGGCCTGGGTCGATTTCACCGGAGCGCGCGCATGA
- a CDS encoding TRAP transporter large permease, translating into MTGIEQGILIGGLMLLLMALRVHIAMAMLVAGSIGYVWIAGPATLLNYMKTAAWARYSIYDLSVVPLFLLMGQFATHGGLSKALFRAGNTLIGHWRGGMAMAAVGACAGFGAICGSSLATAATMGQVALPELRSHKYSGRLATAAIAAGGTLGILIPPSVPLVIYAILTEQNIAKLFVSAFIPGLIAMGGYMLVIAIMARVDPTSAPAGDRATWGERLAALVETWPVLLIFTVVIGGIYGGFFTPTEAASIGTLATGYVAWKSGGLRKHGFIECVYGTAQATGMIFLILLGADIMNVFLALTQMPAELSKWVVGLGLSPLLVLFVILCIYLVLGCIMDSLSMILLTVPIFFPIIMGLDFWGLDAEAKAIWFGILTLMAVEIGMITPPVGLNVFIISSMAKDTSMKETFIGIVPFLASDFLRIALLVFVPSIALIALKL; encoded by the coding sequence ATGACTGGCATCGAACAGGGGATCCTGATCGGCGGCCTGATGCTGCTGCTGATGGCCTTGCGGGTCCATATTGCGATGGCCATGCTGGTAGCCGGTTCCATCGGCTATGTCTGGATCGCCGGGCCGGCGACGCTGCTGAATTACATGAAGACCGCAGCCTGGGCGCGCTACTCGATCTACGATCTATCGGTGGTGCCGCTGTTCCTGCTGATGGGCCAGTTCGCCACTCACGGCGGCCTTTCCAAGGCGTTGTTTCGCGCCGGCAACACCCTGATCGGCCATTGGCGTGGCGGCATGGCCATGGCGGCGGTGGGTGCCTGCGCCGGCTTCGGCGCGATCTGCGGCTCCTCGCTGGCGACGGCCGCCACCATGGGCCAGGTCGCGCTGCCGGAGCTGCGCAGCCACAAGTACTCGGGGCGCCTCGCCACAGCGGCGATCGCGGCCGGCGGAACGCTGGGCATCCTGATTCCGCCTTCGGTTCCATTGGTGATCTATGCCATTCTCACTGAACAGAACATTGCGAAACTGTTTGTCTCGGCTTTCATCCCCGGTCTGATTGCGATGGGTGGCTACATGCTGGTGATCGCCATCATGGCCCGCGTCGATCCGACCTCGGCACCGGCGGGGGATCGCGCCACCTGGGGCGAAAGACTGGCCGCGCTGGTGGAAACCTGGCCCGTGTTGCTGATCTTCACCGTGGTGATCGGCGGCATCTACGGCGGATTCTTCACGCCTACCGAGGCCGCGTCGATCGGCACGCTCGCCACCGGCTACGTCGCCTGGAAATCCGGCGGGCTGCGCAAGCATGGCTTTATCGAATGCGTCTACGGAACGGCGCAGGCGACGGGGATGATCTTCCTGATCCTGCTCGGCGCGGACATCATGAACGTGTTCCTGGCCCTGACCCAGATGCCGGCGGAGTTGTCCAAATGGGTGGTCGGCCTCGGTCTTTCGCCGCTCCTGGTTCTTTTCGTGATCCTCTGCATCTACCTGGTACTCGGCTGCATCATGGACAGCCTGTCGATGATCCTGCTCACGGTACCGATATTCTTTCCCATCATCATGGGGCTGGACTTCTGGGGTCTCGATGCGGAAGCCAAGGCAATCTGGTTCGGCATTCTCACGCTGATGGCGGTCGAGATCGGCATGATCACGCCGCCGGTGGGGCTCAACGTGTTCATCATCAGCAGCATGGCCAAGGACACGAGCATGAAGGAAACCTTCATCGGCATCGTGCCTTTCCTCGCCTCGGATTTCCTGAGGATTGCGCTGCTGGTCTTCGTTCCCTCGATCGCGCTGATTGCCCTGAAACTATAG